One Clupea harengus chromosome 3, Ch_v2.0.2, whole genome shotgun sequence DNA window includes the following coding sequences:
- the lamb1a gene encoding LOW QUALITY PROTEIN: laminin subunit beta-1a (The sequence of the model RefSeq protein was modified relative to this genomic sequence to represent the inferred CDS: deleted 1 base in 1 codon): MFHIAVLLLMSAQALGQLPELGDVCTHGSCYPATGDLLIGRAHQLSATSTCGVVKPEPFCIVSHLQDVKKCFVCDSTESYSEKMRHTTSHRIENVVTTFAPNRLKTWWQSENGVEHVTIQLNLEAEFHFTHLIMTFRTFRPAGMAIERSSDFGKTWQVYRYFAYDCETTFPLVSNGPMKKVDEVICDSRYSDIEPSTEGEVIFRVLDPVFRIDDPYSPRIQNMLKITNLRVNFIRLHTLGDNLLDPRSEIKEKYYYSLYDMVVRGNCFCYGHASECAPVEGVEETEGMVHGHCVCNHNTKGLNCERCQDFYHDLPWKPAEGRNTHACKKCKCNHHSDTCHFDMAVFMASGNVTGGVCNECQHNTMGNNCEQCKPFFYQHHERDIRDPNICEPCNCDPVGSLNGGICDALTEVSTGLIAGQCRCKPNVEGERCDQCKQGHYGLSDDPQGCKPCTCNALGTVPGGSPCETDTGSCYCKRLVRGRNCDQCMPQHWGLSNDMDGCRPCDCDLGGALNNDCSAETGQCQCREHMFGRSCEQVESGFYFIGLDHYTYEAEDAKFGPGVTVVQRPHPLDRNPTWTGVGFVNVPEGAYLEFNIDNLPHSMEYDVLIRYEPQLPEQWEEVLMTVIRPGVITADSRCANTMPEDDNQRSSLHPGSRYVVLPRPVCLEAGLNYTVRLSLPLYSALSDIQSPYTLIDSIVLMPHCKNLDMFSGSEGGDLVNNNAWDTFQRYRCLENSQGVVKTPMTDICKDYIFSVSALLHSGAKACQCDPMGSLSTVCDPNGGQCQCRPNVMGRNCEKCAPATFLFGPSGCRACECNPQGSLHSFCHEAIGQCECVPGAYGRQCDRCLPGHWGFPNCRPCTCNGHADQCDAHTGECLGCREQTTGHNCERCLTGYYGDAVLGSGDHCRPCMCPDGPGSNRQFAGGCYKSPDAYQVFCVCSPGYKGARCDECAPGYYGNPHEVGGQCLPCQCNGNIDMMDPGSCDASSGVCLKCLHHTEGQDCSRCKLGYHGNALTQSCRKCICNHQGTAQQSCPSLGDCHCDLSSGQCQCLPNVVGQHCDLCAPDTWNMASGTGCEDCACSPEHSYGTSCNEITGQCSCKAGFGGRTCHECRELFWGNPEMKCHACDCDRRGIAEPQCNKATGHCVCVEGVSGPRCDTCARGYSGEFPNCVRCHQCFAEWDVIVGELTNQTHRLVQKVNTIKASGITGPYQKTIDSFQKSASSIRNLLAQNPATQPLTEIQHLMEQATDLVRDMTNRLNLTEEALSRSSLDNNVTDTKLEALKEDAHKLELTAKELLEHVEFVKNSDVRGATDSITKYFQQSVSAEARANASSSDPNSTVEQSATLRQTVEQRMNETGDEFKNRQEEHATRLDDLAGQLETLSLAELSEKTCGVPSGSEACADSPCGGLSCMDAEGKRRCGGEGCDGLVGLASSARQKAKDFEKDIVSAMEEVEKLSKLVSEAKVKADRAKVSAQGVLLKTNETKQRVDRSNEELRNLIKQIRDFLTQDGADLESIEAVANQVLEMQMPTTPAQLQNLTNEIRERVGSLSDVEDILNQSAADIQRAEGLLEQARKASKEATDVRDTAVIVKEALEQAEKAQNAATEAIKQATSDIEGTQDLIVSVESETADSEFRLNNATQRLHHLEKGVALLKEKAHNTTSTAEKTDQDMKHVNQVADQVKKDLDSDVKDKYSTVEGLITQKASGISDAKRRAQMLQQEAKDLLLQASDKLKLLKDLEKSYEDNQKTMEDKANQLVDLEKAVRELLQEISHKVTVYSTCLF, from the exons ATGTTTCATATAGCGGTGCTTTTAT TAATGAGCGCCCAAGCCCTGGGCCAACTGCCGGAGCTGGGCGATGTCTGCACACACGGGAGCTGCTACCCTGCCACCGGCGATCTCCTTATCGGACGCGCTCACCAGCTATCAGCCACCTCTACTTGCGGCGTTGTCAAACCCGAACCTTTCTGTATCGTCAGTCACCTGCAG GATGTGAAGAAGTGTTTTGTCTGTGATTCCACCGAGTCCTACAGCGAGAAGATGCGGCACACCACCAGTCACAGGATCGAGAATGTGGTGACAACTTTTGCCCCCAACCGCCTGAAAACCTGGTGGCAGTCAGAGAATG GTGTGGAACATGTAACCATCCAGCTGAATCTGGAAGCCGAGTTTCACTTTACACATCTCATCATGACCTTCAGG ACGTTCCGTCCTGCAGGTATGGCGATTGAGCGGTCTTCTGACTTTGGAAAGACCTGGCAAGTATACCGCTACTTTGCCTACGACTGTGAAACAACCTTCCCATTGGTTTCCAACGGGCCAATGAAGAAAGTGGATGAGGTCATCTGTGATTCCCGTTACTCTGACATCGAGCCGTCAACAGAGGGCGAG GTCATCTTCCGAGTTCTGGATCCTGTATTCAGGATTGATGATCCATACAGTCCCCGAATTCAAA ATATGCTGAAGATCACCAACCTCAGAGTCAACTTCATCCGACTTCACACGCTGGGGGACAACCTGCTGGACCCGCGCAGCGAGATCAAGGAGAAGTACTACTACTCTCTGTACGACATGGTGGTCAGGGGAAACTGTTTCTGCTATGGCCATGCGTCGGAGTGCGCGCCCGTAGAAGgggtggaggagacagagggcaTG GTTCATGGCCACTGTGTGTGCAACCACAACACCAAGGGGTTGAACTGTGAGCGATGCCAAGACTTCTATCATGACCTGCCCTGGAAGCCCGCTGAAGGACGCAACACCCATGCTTGCAAAA AGTGTAAGTGCAACCACCACTCCGACACGTGCCACTTTGACATGGCGGTGTTCATGGCGTCCGGCAATGTGACCGGAGGTGTATGCAACGAGTGCCAGCACAACACCATGGGGAACAACTGTGAGCAGTGCAAGCCTTTCTTCTACCAGCACCACGAGCGAGACATACGAGACCCCAACATCTGCGAGC CTTGTAACTGTGACCCAGTGGGATCTCTGAATGGAGGGATCTGCGATGCTCTAACGGAAGTCTCGACTGGCTTGATCGCTGGCCAGTGTCGCTGTAAGCCCAATGTGGAGGGAGAGCGCTGTGACCAGTGCAAACAAGGGCACTACGGCCTCAGCGATGACCCTCAGGGATGCAAGC CTTGTACCTGCAATGCTCTTGGGACGGTTCCTGGAGGAAGCCCTTGTGAGACCGACACCGGAAGCTGCTACTGCAAGCGTCTGGTCCGTGGGAGAAACTGTGACCAGTGTATG CCCCAACACTGGGGCCTGAGCAATGACATGGATGGCTGTCGCCCGTGTGACTGTGACCTCGGGGGAGCTCTCAACAATGA TTGTTCTGCAGAGACAGGCCAGTGTCAGTGTCGGGAGCACATGTTTGGCCGGAGCTGTGAACAGGTGGAGTCGGGATTCTACTTCATCGGCCTGGACCATTACACTTACGAAGCAGAGGATGCCAAGTTTGGGCCT ggCGTGACGGTGGTGCAGAGGCCCCACCCTCTAGACCGGAACCCTACCTGGACCGGCGTTGGGTTTGTGAACGTTCCTGAGGGGGCCTACCTGGAGTTCAACATCGACAACCTCCCACACTCCATGGAGTATGACGTCCTCATCCGCTATGAACCGCAG TTGCCGGAGCAGTGGGAAGAGGTGTTGATGACTGTCATCAGGCCCGGCGTGatcacagcagacagcagatGTGCAAACACAATGCCAGAGGACGACAACCAGCGATCGTCTCTCCATCCTGGGTCCAG GTATGTGGTGCTTCCCAGGCCAGTGTGCCTAGAAGCTGGGCTGAACTACACCGTCCGCCTCAGTCTGCCTCTCTACTCCGCCCTCAGTGACATCCAGTCCCCCTACACCCTCATAGATTCA ATTGTGCTGATGCCTCACTGTAAGAACCTGGACATGTTCTCCGGCTCGGAGGGAGGGGACCTGGTGAACAATAACGCCTGGGACACCTTCCAGCGCTACAGGTGTCTGGAGAACAGCCAGGGTGTGGTGAAGACCCCCATGACTGATATCTGCAAGGACTACATCTTCAGTGTGTCTGCACTCTTACACTCAGGAGCTAAAG CCTGTCAGTGTGATCCCATGGGCTCGCTCAGCACCGTGTGTGACCCCAACGGGGGACAGTGTCAGTGCCGTCCCAACGTGATGGGGAGGAACTGTGAGAAATGTGCCCCAGCCACCTTCCTCTTCGGACCATCTGGCTGCAGAG CGTGTGAGTGTAACCCTCAAGGCTCACTCCACTCCTTCTGCCACGAGGCCATTGGTCAGTGCGAGTGCGTCCCCGGAGCTTACGGCCGACAGTGTGACCGCTGCCTGCCTGGTCACTGGGGCTTCCCCAATTGTCGGCCCTGCACGTGTAACGGCCACGCTGACCAGTGCGACGCCCACACGGGAGAGTGCCTGGGCTGCCGGGAACAAACCACGGGGCACAACTGCGAGAG GTGTCTCACTGGTTACTATGGTGATGCCGTTCTTGGATCTGGGGACCACTGCCGCCCATGCATGTGCCCCGATGGGCCTGGGAGTAATCGCCAGTTTGCTGGGGGGTGCTACAAGAGCCCTGATGCCTACCAGGTGTTCTGCGTCTGCAGTCCTGGATATAAAG GTGCCAGGTGTGATGAGTGTGCCCCTGGTTACTATGGCAATCCTCACGAGGTGGGTGGGCAGTGTCTCCCATGCCAGTGCAACGGCAACATCGACATGATGGACCCCGGCTCCTGCGACGCCAGCTCCGGTGTCTGTCTCAAATGCCTGCATCACACAGAGGGCCAAGACTGCAGTCGCTGTAAGCTGGGTTACCATGGCAACGCCCTCACCCAGAGCTGTAGAA AATGCATCTGCAACCACCAAGGCACTGCCCAGCAGTCGTGCCCCTCGCTGGGAGACTGCCACTGTGACCTCTCGAGTGGGCAGTGCCAGTGTCTACCCAACGTGGTGGGGCAGCACTGCGACCTGTGTGCGCCCGACACCTGGAACATGGCCAGCGGGACAGGCTGTGAGGACTGTGCCTGCAGCCCAGAGCACTCGTACGGCACCTCCTGTAATGAG ATCACAGGCCAGTGTTCCTGCAAGGCTGGCTTTGGTGGAAGAACATGCCACGAGTGCAGGGAGTTATTTTGGGGAAATCCGGAGATGAAGTGTCACG cttgtGACTGCGACCGCAGGGGCATTGCGGAGCCCCAATGCAACAAGGCCAcgggtcactgtgtgtgtgtggagggtgtgtcaGGCCCCAGGTGTGATACCTGCGCTCGGGGATACTCTGGAGAGTTCCCCAACTGCGTGCGCTGCCACCAGTGCTTTGCTGAGTGGGATGTGATTGTCGGGGAGCTCACCAACCAGACCCACCGGCTGGTGCAGAAGGTCAACACCATCAAGGCCAGCGGCATCACCGGCCCGTACCAGAAGACTATAGACAGCTTCCAGAAGAGTGCCAGCTCCATCCGAAACCTCCTGGCGCAGAACCCGGCCACCCAGCCCCTGACGGAAATCCAGCACCTTATGGAGCAAGCCAC GGATCTGGTGAGAGACATGACCAACCGGTTGAACCTGACTGAAGAGGCTCTGTCCAGGAGTTCCCTTGATAACAATGTGACGGACACTAAACTGGAGGCACTCAAAGAGGACGCCCACAAACTGGAGCTAACTGCCAAGGAGCTTCTGGAACACGTT GAGTTTGTCAAGAACTCTGATGTCCGTG gaGCCACAGATAGCATCACCAAATATTTCCAGCAATCTGTGTCGGCGGAGGCTCGGGCCAACGCCTCTAGCAGCGATCCAAACAGCACCGTGGAGCAGTCGGCCACCCTGCGTCAGACAGTGGAGCAGAGGATGAACGAGACGGGAGATGAATTTAAAAACAGGCAAGAGGAACACGCCACCAGGCTGGATGATCTGGCCGGGCAGCTAGAGACTCTCAGTCTAGCAGAGCTGAGCGAAAAG ACGTGCGGTGTCCCTTCCGGCTCCGAGGCCTGTGCAGACTCACCGTGCGGAGGTCTCAGCTGCATGGACgctgaggggaagaggaggtgtGGTGGGGAGGGCTGCGACGGCTTGGTGGGACTGGCCTCCAGTGCCAGGCAGAAGGCCAAGGACTTTGAGAAAGACATCGTCAGTgcgatggaggaggtggaaaaGCTCTCAAAGCTG gtttccGAGGCGAAGGTCAAGGCAGACAGAGCCAAAGTGAGCGCTCAGGGCGTCCTCCTGAAGACCAACGAGACCAAGCAGCGCGTGGACCGGAGCAACGAGGAGCTCCGCAACCTCATCAAGCAGATCCGCGACTTCCTTACTC AGGACGGAGCTGACCTGGAGAGCATTGAGGCCGTGGCCAATCAGGTTCTGGAGATGCAGATGCCCACCACCCCGGCCCAGCTGCAGAATCTGACTAATGAGATCCGTGAGCGTGTGGGCAGTCTGTCTGATGTGGAGGACATCCTCAACCAGAGCGCCGCCGACATCCAGCGCGCAGAGGGCCTGCTGGAACAGGCCCGCAAGGccag CAAAGAAGCCACGGATGTCCGGGACACAGCAGTGATCGTGAAAGAGGCGCTGGAGCAGGCTGAGAAGGCCCAGAACGCAGCGACTGAGGCCATCAAGCAGGCCACCAGTGACATCGAAGGCACCCAGGATCTCATCGTCTCT GTGGAATCTGAAACAGCTGATTCTGAGTTCAGGCTGAATAACGCCACGCAGAGACTGCACCACCTGGAGAAAGGTGTGGCCCTGCTGAAGGAGAAGGCCCACAACACCACCAGCACTGCTGAGAAGACGGACCAGGATATGAAGCACGTCAACCAAGTGGCCGACCAGGTCAAAAAG GACCTGGACTCTGACGTTAAGGACAAGTACAGCACAGTGGAGGGACTGATAACGCAGAAAGCAAGTGGGATCTCTGATGCCAAGAGGAGGGCCCAGATGCTGCAGCAGGAGGCCAAAGACCTGCTCTTACAAGCCAGCGACAAGCTGAAGCTCCTCAAAG ACTTGGAAAAGTCTTATGAGGACAACCAGAAGACAATGGAGGACAAGGCCAATCAGTTGGTGGACTTAGAGAAGGCCGTGCGAGAACTGCTCCAGGAGATCAGCCATAAAGTCACAGTTTACAGCACCTGTCTGTTTTAA